A genomic stretch from Rhodobacterales bacterium HKCCA1288 includes:
- the cobT gene encoding cobaltochelatase subunit CobT, which yields MGKPTDNPADPFKKALADATRVLANDPDLGVSYSVDPPGASNDTIRLPQISRRMSRDEVLLARGTADAFALRHRFHNPRIAAKYEPTGPIARDLMTAIETARCEAIGARVMPGTAGNIDAKIGAEARRKAYGEITERSDAPLSTAAGYMLRQIATGRPLPPEAQNIVELWRPFIEERCGESLDALKGSLDDQAAFSRVARQFISDLGYADQLGDDPDQLDDQEDEDSADQDQEQEETPDSTGDSESQEDDSADADPERSQEEQQDASQAQVQMDENGDAEEGEEQELPDGDAPVEPPQAPPHSDADPDYTVFSTAHDEEIAAEDLAEAQELERLRAYLDQQLEPLKGAVSRLANKLQRRLQAQQNRSWEFDREEGILDAGRLARVVANPTTPLSFKVEKDTEFRDTVVTLLLDNSGSMRGRPISIAAICADVLARTLERCDVKVEILGFTTRAWKGGRAREEWLAQGRAQQPGRLNDLRHIIYKSADAPWRRVRDNLGLMMKEGLLKENIDGEALEWAHKRMLARTEARKILMVISDGAPVDDSTLSVNPANYLEKHLRDVISMVERRRAVELLAIGIGHDVTRYYERAVTITDAEQLAGAITEQLAALFDNDPRARARVMGLRSGGAKSGLYRFG from the coding sequence ATGGGCAAGCCCACCGATAACCCAGCCGATCCGTTCAAAAAGGCGCTTGCCGATGCGACACGGGTTTTGGCCAATGACCCCGATCTTGGGGTCAGCTATTCGGTTGACCCGCCCGGCGCCAGCAATGACACGATCCGCCTGCCGCAAATCAGCCGCCGCATGAGCCGCGATGAGGTTCTGCTTGCGCGCGGCACGGCTGATGCGTTTGCACTGCGTCATCGCTTTCACAACCCCCGCATTGCCGCGAAATATGAACCCACGGGGCCTATTGCGCGCGATTTGATGACGGCGATTGAAACCGCACGTTGCGAAGCCATTGGTGCCCGCGTCATGCCTGGCACAGCTGGGAATATTGACGCAAAAATCGGCGCAGAGGCGCGGCGCAAGGCCTATGGTGAAATCACCGAGCGCAGCGATGCGCCGCTGTCGACCGCGGCGGGATATATGCTGCGCCAAATTGCAACAGGCCGCCCCCTGCCCCCTGAGGCGCAAAATATCGTAGAGCTGTGGCGCCCCTTTATTGAAGAACGCTGCGGCGAAAGCCTAGATGCCCTCAAAGGGTCACTGGACGATCAAGCCGCCTTTTCGCGCGTTGCACGGCAATTCATCTCTGATCTGGGATATGCTGACCAACTGGGCGATGACCCCGACCAATTGGACGACCAAGAGGACGAGGACAGCGCCGATCAAGATCAGGAGCAAGAAGAAACACCAGACAGCACAGGCGATAGCGAAAGTCAGGAAGATGACAGCGCCGATGCCGACCCAGAGCGTTCGCAAGAAGAACAGCAGGACGCCTCTCAGGCACAGGTGCAAATGGATGAGAACGGCGATGCCGAGGAGGGCGAGGAACAAGAGCTGCCCGATGGGGATGCGCCCGTTGAACCGCCCCAAGCGCCCCCTCATTCGGATGCTGATCCAGATTACACCGTATTCTCAACCGCCCATGACGAGGAAATTGCCGCCGAAGATTTGGCCGAAGCGCAAGAGCTTGAACGCCTGCGCGCCTATCTTGATCAGCAGTTGGAACCTTTGAAAGGCGCGGTCAGCCGCTTGGCAAATAAACTCCAGCGCCGCCTTCAGGCACAGCAAAACCGCTCGTGGGAGTTTGACCGCGAAGAAGGAATATTGGATGCAGGCCGCCTTGCGCGGGTTGTAGCAAATCCTACAACGCCTTTGTCCTTTAAGGTGGAAAAGGATACCGAATTCCGCGACACGGTGGTCACGCTTCTTTTGGACAATTCAGGCTCGATGCGCGGGCGGCCCATTTCCATCGCGGCAATCTGCGCCGATGTTCTGGCGCGCACGCTCGAGCGCTGCGATGTAAAGGTCGAAATCTTGGGCTTTACCACGCGGGCGTGGAAAGGTGGCCGCGCGCGCGAGGAATGGCTTGCACAAGGCCGCGCGCAGCAACCTGGTCGTCTGAATGATCTGCGCCACATCATCTATAAATCAGCCGATGCCCCATGGCGGCGGGTGCGCGACAATTTGGGCCTGATGATGAAAGAAGGCCTTTTGAAAGAAAACATCGATGGCGAGGCGCTGGAATGGGCGCATAAGCGGATGTTGGCCCGTACCGAAGCCCGCAAAATTTTGATGGTCATCTCGGATGGTGCGCCTGTCGATGACAGCACCTTATCCGTGAACCCCGCAAATTACCTCGAAAAGCACCTGCGCGATGTGATCAGCATGGTTGAACGCCGCCGTGCCGTTGAATTGCTGGCGATTGGGATTGGTCATGATGTAACCCGCTATTACGAGCGCGCCGTGACGATCACTGATGCCGAACAATTGGCAGGGGCAATCACCGAACAATTGGCGGCCCTCTTTGACAATGACCCACGGGCCCGCGCCCGCGTTATGGGACTGCGCAGCGGGGGCGCAAAATCAGGGTTATATCGGTTTGGATAA
- the cobS gene encoding cobaltochelatase subunit CobS yields MADGSLAMDAKPTEEISVRDVFGIDSDMKVKGFADATDRVPEIDSTYKFDRDTTLAILAGFSHNRRVMIQGYHGTGKSTHIEQVAARLNWPAVRVNLDSHISRIDLIGKDAIKLRDGKQVTEFHEGILPWALRNPVAIVFDEYDAGRADVMFVIQRVLEHDGQLTLLDQNEIIQPHKYFRLFATANTVGLGDTTGLYHGTQQINQAQMDRWSLVATLNYLSHDAEAAIVLSKAPHYNTAEGRKTVSQMVTVADLTRTAFMNGELSTVMSPRTVINWAQNAEIFRDTGYAFRLSFLNKCDELERQTVAEFYQRCFDEELPESAASVSLG; encoded by the coding sequence ATGGCAGATGGCAGCTTGGCAATGGATGCAAAACCGACCGAAGAAATTTCGGTGCGGGATGTCTTTGGCATCGACAGTGATATGAAGGTTAAAGGCTTTGCTGACGCGACTGATCGTGTGCCTGAGATCGACTCGACCTATAAATTTGATCGCGACACGACATTGGCGATTTTGGCGGGGTTTTCTCATAATCGCCGCGTGATGATCCAAGGCTATCACGGCACAGGGAAATCGACCCATATCGAACAGGTCGCCGCCCGCCTGAACTGGCCCGCCGTGCGCGTGAACCTCGACAGCCATATTAGCCGTATTGACCTCATCGGCAAAGACGCCATCAAACTACGCGATGGTAAGCAGGTGACCGAATTCCACGAGGGTATCCTTCCTTGGGCTTTGCGCAATCCTGTCGCCATCGTATTTGACGAATATGATGCGGGCCGCGCTGATGTGATGTTCGTGATCCAGCGCGTGCTCGAGCATGATGGACAGCTCACCCTGCTTGATCAAAACGAGATCATTCAGCCGCATAAATATTTCCGTCTTTTCGCAACGGCAAACACAGTCGGTCTGGGCGACACCACAGGTCTTTATCACGGCACGCAGCAGATCAACCAAGCGCAGATGGACCGTTGGAGCCTAGTGGCGACCTTGAACTATCTCAGCCATGATGCCGAAGCCGCAATCGTTCTGTCAAAGGCCCCCCATTACAACACGGCAGAGGGGCGCAAAACGGTCAGCCAGATGGTCACAGTTGCAGATCTCACGCGCACGGCCTTTATGAACGGCGAATTGTCGACTGTGATGAGCCCGCGCACCGTCATCAATTGGGCGCAGAATGCCGAGATTTTCCGCGATACGGGCTATGCGTTCCGTTTGTCCTTCCTCAACAAATGTGACGAGCTCGAGCGCCAGACAGTGGCGGAGTTTTATCAGCGCTGCTTTGATGAAGAATTGCCAGAAAGTGCTGCAAGCGTCAGCCTTGGCTAA
- a CDS encoding FkbM family methyltransferase, protein MTETLTELEQLQAEFDRFRRRARRNARKTQADGLLMGVVSMLTPRDVVCDCGANVGDVTAQLAASGAHVHAFDPDPYCIDMLKKRFADAPNVNIHEAALGTREGTIQLMRAVNFDENPKGASVKSTVLEGGRMIDQDLGHAIDVRLLDFPAFLRDLIAEHGEIAFVKMDVEGAELDLLEAMEAAGLFDKIRLTVAETHENKFKELRPRFRALRERLSEAYPITRVNLDWI, encoded by the coding sequence ATGACCGAAACCCTCACCGAACTTGAACAGCTGCAAGCCGAGTTTGATCGGTTCCGCCGCCGCGCGCGCCGTAATGCGCGCAAGACGCAGGCGGATGGGCTGTTGATGGGGGTTGTGTCGATGCTGACCCCGCGTGATGTGGTCTGCGATTGTGGGGCGAATGTTGGGGATGTGACCGCACAGCTTGCCGCGTCAGGCGCCCATGTCCACGCATTTGATCCTGACCCCTATTGTATTGATATGTTGAAGAAACGCTTTGCCGATGCGCCAAACGTAAACATTCACGAAGCGGCACTCGGCACGCGCGAAGGCACGATCCAATTGATGCGGGCTGTCAATTTTGACGAAAACCCAAAAGGTGCATCCGTTAAATCCACTGTCTTGGAGGGCGGGCGGATGATTGATCAGGATCTGGGGCACGCGATAGATGTGCGCCTGTTGGATTTCCCGGCCTTTTTGCGTGATCTCATCGCAGAGCATGGCGAAATTGCCTTTGTCAAAATGGATGTCGAGGGCGCTGAGCTTGACCTTCTCGAAGCGATGGAGGCGGCGGGCCTGTTTGACAAAATCCGCCTGACCGTGGCTGAAACCCATGAAAATAAATTCAAAGAGCTTCGCCCCCGTTTCCGCGCTTTGCGCGAACGCCTGAGCGAGGCCTATCCGATCACCCGCGTCAACCTTGATTGGATCTAA
- a CDS encoding glycine--tRNA ligase subunit alpha, whose product MSRMEKPRSFQEIILRLQTYWAQKGCAVMQPYDMEVGAGTFHPATTLRSLGSRPWAAAYVQPSRRPTDGRYGENPNRLQHYYQYQVLIKPSPPNLQDLYLGSLEAIGIDMAMHDIRFVEDDWESPTLGAWGLGWEVWCDGMEVSQFTYFQQVGGHDCHPVSGELTYGLERLAMYVLGVDHVMEMPFNDPDAPIALKYGDVFRQTEEEYSRFNFDTANTEILLRQFEEAEAECQRILAAENIDPKTGKRIIMAHPAYDQCIKASHMFNLLDARGVISVTERQGYIGRVRALAKLCADAFVQTEAGGFEAGQHA is encoded by the coding sequence ATGTCGCGCATGGAAAAGCCCCGCAGTTTCCAAGAGATCATCCTGCGTCTTCAAACCTACTGGGCGCAGAAAGGCTGTGCCGTGATGCAGCCCTATGACATGGAGGTCGGGGCGGGAACCTTTCACCCTGCCACAACCTTGCGCAGCTTAGGTTCGCGGCCTTGGGCGGCAGCTTATGTGCAGCCCTCGCGCCGCCCCACCGATGGCCGGTATGGGGAGAACCCTAACCGCTTGCAGCATTATTACCAGTATCAGGTGCTGATCAAACCAAGCCCGCCCAATTTGCAAGATCTCTATCTTGGTAGCCTCGAGGCCATTGGGATTGATATGGCGATGCATGACATTCGCTTTGTGGAAGACGACTGGGAAAGTCCGACTTTGGGCGCTTGGGGCCTTGGTTGGGAAGTTTGGTGTGATGGCATGGAGGTCAGCCAATTCACCTATTTCCAACAGGTGGGCGGGCATGATTGCCACCCTGTGTCGGGCGAGTTGACCTATGGTCTTGAGCGTCTGGCGATGTATGTTCTGGGCGTGGATCATGTGATGGAGATGCCGTTTAATGATCCAGATGCACCGATTGCGTTGAAATATGGGGATGTGTTCCGTCAGACCGAGGAAGAATATTCCCGTTTTAACTTTGACACGGCCAATACAGAAATTCTTTTGCGTCAGTTCGAAGAGGCCGAAGCGGAATGCCAGCGCATCCTTGCCGCAGAAAATATTGATCCCAAAACAGGCAAGCGGATCATCATGGCGCATCCTGCCTATGATCAATGCATCAAGGCAAGCCACATGTTCAACCTGTTGGATGCCCGTGGGGTCATTTCGGTGACGGAGCGGCAAGGTTACATCGGTCGCGTGCGTGCATTGGCGAAACTTTGCGCTGACGCTTTCGTGCAAACTGAGGCGGGCGGATTTGAGGCGGGGCAGCACGCATGA
- a CDS encoding glycine--tRNA ligase subunit beta, which yields MPDLLLELFSEEIPARMQAKAAEDLKSLVTNGLVEAGLTYASAASFATPRRLCLVVDGLSANSPTTTEERKGPRVDAPEAAIEGFLRGAGVSRDALETREDKKGEIYVARITHQGRDAADIISELVPSVIRNFPWPKSMRWGAGSLRWVRPLHSILCLLTDEAGAGVVPFEVDDIVAGDKTRGHRFMAPDAFAVSSFEDYEAKLKRAHVILRANERADAIWHEASQMAFAAGLELVEDRGLLAEVAGLVEWPVVLMGEIGADFLNLPPEVLQTSMKEHQKFFSVKNPKTGRIERFVTVANRITADEGATILAGNQKVLSARLSDAKFFWENDLRVAKSDITQWTQSLENVTFQAKLGSQAARIERIAELAAELAPIVGADADQARQAAKIAKADLSSEMVYEFPELQGLMGRYYAAEAGCAPEIAAVAQEHYQPLGPSDDVPNAPLSVAVALADKIDTLTGFWAIDEKPTGSKDPYALRRAALGVIRLILDNGVRLNLSVPFVSRGAGFGSDAPEAAAADLLSFFHDRLKVHLRDEGIRHDVIDACLSMAGNDDLALVVARARAVQAVLSTDDGENLIQGYRRANNILTQAEAKDGVEYRFGADMKFAETEEERALFAALAAARDAANPALASEDFATAMAALAALRGPIDAFFEKVQVNADSEIVRRNRLNLLHEIVETCGKVADLSRIEG from the coding sequence ATGCCCGATCTTCTGCTGGAACTGTTTTCCGAAGAAATCCCTGCCCGTATGCAAGCCAAAGCGGCCGAGGATTTGAAATCGCTTGTCACCAATGGTCTGGTTGAGGCGGGGCTGACCTATGCGTCCGCGGCTAGTTTCGCGACCCCCCGCCGCCTGTGTTTGGTGGTGGACGGGCTGAGCGCCAATTCCCCAACCACAACAGAAGAACGCAAAGGCCCGCGCGTGGATGCGCCAGAGGCCGCGATCGAAGGGTTCTTGCGCGGCGCAGGCGTGTCACGCGATGCGCTTGAGACACGCGAAGATAAAAAGGGCGAGATTTATGTCGCCCGTATCACCCATCAGGGGCGTGACGCTGCGGATATTATTTCGGAATTGGTGCCATCAGTCATTCGCAATTTCCCATGGCCGAAATCCATGCGCTGGGGGGCAGGGTCTTTGCGGTGGGTGCGGCCTTTGCATTCTATCCTATGCCTCTTGACCGATGAGGCGGGCGCAGGCGTTGTGCCCTTCGAGGTTGATGATATTGTGGCGGGTGACAAAACACGCGGCCATCGCTTCATGGCCCCTGATGCCTTTGCTGTCAGCAGTTTTGAGGATTATGAAGCCAAGCTGAAACGTGCCCATGTGATCTTGCGCGCTAATGAACGCGCAGATGCCATTTGGCACGAGGCCAGTCAAATGGCCTTCGCCGCGGGGTTGGAATTGGTCGAAGATCGCGGTCTTTTGGCCGAGGTGGCGGGCCTTGTGGAATGGCCCGTTGTTTTGATGGGCGAGATTGGCGCGGATTTCTTGAACCTGCCACCAGAGGTTTTGCAGACCTCGATGAAAGAGCATCAGAAATTCTTTTCTGTGAAGAACCCCAAAACAGGGCGGATTGAGCGCTTTGTGACTGTGGCCAACCGCATCACCGCAGATGAGGGTGCGACCATTTTGGCGGGCAATCAAAAGGTGCTTTCTGCGCGTTTGTCAGATGCGAAATTCTTTTGGGAAAATGATTTGCGCGTTGCCAAATCGGATATCACCCAATGGACGCAAAGCCTTGAGAATGTGACCTTTCAGGCGAAACTTGGTTCGCAGGCCGCGCGGATCGAACGGATTGCGGAGTTGGCGGCGGAGCTGGCGCCAATTGTGGGGGCGGACGCAGATCAGGCGCGCCAAGCGGCCAAAATCGCCAAAGCGGATTTGTCCTCTGAGATGGTCTACGAATTCCCTGAATTGCAAGGTCTGATGGGGCGCTATTACGCCGCTGAGGCAGGCTGTGCGCCTGAAATTGCAGCGGTTGCGCAGGAACATTACCAACCCCTTGGCCCGTCAGATGATGTGCCAAACGCGCCTTTGTCCGTTGCCGTGGCCTTGGCCGATAAGATCGACACGCTGACGGGCTTCTGGGCGATTGATGAGAAACCAACAGGCAGCAAAGACCCCTACGCGCTGCGCCGAGCGGCCTTGGGGGTGATCCGCCTGATCTTGGACAATGGTGTGCGCTTGAACCTATCCGTCCCCTTCGTTTCGCGTGGTGCGGGTTTTGGGTCTGATGCACCTGAGGCTGCGGCCGCAGACCTCCTTTCGTTCTTCCACGACCGCCTCAAGGTGCATTTGCGCGATGAGGGCATTCGCCATGATGTGATTGATGCCTGCCTGTCGATGGCGGGCAATGATGATTTGGCCTTGGTCGTGGCGCGGGCGCGCGCGGTGCAGGCGGTGCTGTCGACCGATGATGGTGAAAATCTGATCCAAGGCTATCGCCGTGCCAACAACATCCTGACGCAAGCAGAGGCTAAGGATGGGGTGGAATATCGGTTTGGTGCAGATATGAAATTTGCAGAAACCGAGGAAGAACGCGCGCTTTTCGCGGCCCTTGCCGCGGCGCGGGACGCGGCCAACCCCGCCCTAGCTTCTGAGGATTTTGCGACCGCCATGGCCGCTTTGGCCGCGCTGCGCGGCCCGATTGATGCCTTCTTTGAAAAGGTGCAGGTCAATGCGGATAGTGAAATAGTGCGGCGCAATCGTCTGAACTTGCTGCATGAAATCGTGGAAACTTGTGGCAAGGTCGCCGATTTGTCGCGCATCGAGGGGTAA
- a CDS encoding histidine kinase: MGRFVVAAIALSALAAGAGMWYAQTRAYYAPVMPDDPRGQITLSVDGTPMSLAISNFDGIDSNSSPIRFRACFDLETGQEALISAAEPYEGATPLIAPSWFQCFDAEAIGAALEAGRATAYLGARDFVYGVDIVVALDDVGQGHAWRQINPCGEAAFNGDPVPEGCPPVPEGMQ; this comes from the coding sequence GTGGGTCGTTTTGTGGTGGCGGCGATTGCCCTGTCCGCTTTGGCGGCAGGGGCGGGAATGTGGTATGCGCAGACCCGCGCCTATTATGCCCCTGTCATGCCCGATGATCCGCGCGGGCAGATCACGCTCAGCGTTGATGGCACGCCCATGTCTTTGGCTATTTCCAACTTCGATGGCATTGACAGCAACAGCTCGCCCATTCGGTTCCGCGCTTGTTTTGATCTTGAGACAGGCCAAGAGGCGCTGATTTCGGCAGCGGAACCTTACGAGGGGGCAACGCCCTTGATCGCGCCATCTTGGTTCCAATGTTTTGACGCCGAGGCGATTGGTGCCGCCTTAGAGGCGGGACGCGCAACCGCCTATTTGGGCGCGCGCGATTTTGTCTATGGGGTCGATATCGTGGTTGCCTTGGATGACGTAGGGCAGGGCCATGCTTGGCGGCAGATCAACCCGTGCGGCGAAGCGGCCTTTAACGGGGATCCTGTGCCAGAAGGGTGCCCCCCTGTCCCTGAGGGGATGCAATGA
- a CDS encoding aminopeptidase P family protein translates to MTHGPAPALWDCAAGAQNQGYIGLDKRAEFQSFDAASRPDQGAPRVAALRDCFPKLGVDGVLVPRADAHQGEYVAPCDARLLWLSGFSGSAGFCAVLKDQVGIFIDGRYRLQVRDEVDLDIFTPVDWPKTKLETWLPTALPKGGVIGFDPWLHTMAEIDRLAEAVADHQITLRPLAENPIDALWSDRPPPPDGKASAYPLRYAGRSAVEKCSEVGLDLAAQGVSAAVLSLPDSICWLLNIRGADLPHLPVVQAFATLSSTGSISVFADPAKFADVDLPDRVTLYPLDRFEERLRQEANSGPIRLDPKTAPHKLRMILAEAGAEIDEGPEPCTLPKARKHPAEINATRAAHLRDGAAMVRFLHWFDDRALQGGLTEIECVCALERFRRETGALQDISFDTIAGAGAHGAIVHYRVSEATNAPLAPNTLFLIDSGGQYLDGTTDITRTLPVGDVGPEEKQAFTQVLRGMIALSRARFPKGLEGRDLDALARAPLWAAGRDYDHGTGHGVGVYLSVHEAPQRISRASDVPLEVGMILSNEPGFYKEGAYGIRIENLIVVQEAAPIAGGDARAMLEFETLTLAPIDRRLVVSHDMTAADIAWLNEYHARVAEALMPLVPPETQAWLRQATAPIA, encoded by the coding sequence ATGACCCACGGGCCCGCGCCCGCGTTATGGGACTGCGCAGCGGGGGCGCAAAATCAGGGTTATATCGGTTTGGATAAGCGGGCAGAGTTTCAAAGTTTTGATGCTGCCTCCCGCCCCGACCAAGGCGCCCCACGCGTGGCCGCTTTGCGTGATTGTTTCCCAAAACTTGGGGTCGATGGTGTTCTAGTGCCGCGCGCCGATGCCCATCAAGGCGAATATGTTGCGCCTTGTGATGCACGGCTTTTGTGGTTGAGCGGATTTTCAGGCTCGGCGGGGTTCTGTGCCGTTCTTAAAGATCAGGTTGGTATCTTTATTGATGGCCGTTACCGCCTGCAGGTGCGCGATGAGGTCGATTTGGACATCTTCACCCCTGTAGACTGGCCCAAAACCAAACTTGAAACATGGCTGCCCACAGCATTGCCGAAGGGCGGCGTGATCGGGTTTGATCCATGGCTGCACACAATGGCCGAGATTGATCGCTTGGCCGAGGCCGTTGCCGACCATCAGATCACCTTGCGCCCTCTTGCTGAAAACCCAATTGACGCGCTTTGGTCTGACCGCCCGCCGCCGCCTGATGGGAAGGCGAGCGCCTATCCGCTGCGCTATGCGGGCCGCAGCGCCGTTGAAAAATGTAGCGAAGTGGGGCTTGATCTCGCCGCCCAAGGCGTGAGCGCCGCTGTGCTCAGCCTGCCTGACTCCATCTGCTGGCTTTTAAACATTCGCGGCGCCGACCTGCCGCATCTTCCCGTGGTTCAGGCCTTCGCCACTCTCTCAAGCACAGGCAGCATCAGCGTATTTGCCGACCCTGCGAAATTCGCGGATGTTGATCTGCCCGATCGGGTCACGCTTTACCCGCTTGACCGCTTTGAGGAGCGGTTGCGCCAAGAGGCAAACTCTGGCCCCATCCGCCTTGATCCTAAGACAGCCCCCCATAAGCTGCGGATGATTTTGGCCGAGGCAGGGGCAGAAATTGACGAAGGCCCCGAGCCTTGCACCCTGCCCAAAGCGCGCAAACATCCCGCCGAGATTAACGCAACCCGTGCCGCACATCTGCGCGATGGGGCCGCCATGGTGCGGTTTTTGCATTGGTTTGATGACCGCGCCCTTCAAGGCGGGTTGACTGAAATTGAGTGCGTCTGTGCGCTTGAACGCTTTCGCCGCGAGACAGGCGCGCTGCAAGATATCAGTTTTGATACAATCGCAGGCGCAGGCGCACATGGCGCGATTGTGCATTATCGCGTGAGCGAGGCCACCAATGCGCCACTTGCGCCAAACACGCTGTTTTTGATCGACTCAGGCGGGCAATATCTTGATGGCACCACCGACATCACCCGCACCCTGCCCGTGGGGGATGTGGGGCCTGAGGAAAAACAGGCCTTTACCCAAGTGTTGCGCGGCATGATTGCGCTGTCGCGCGCGCGCTTCCCCAAAGGATTGGAAGGGCGGGATTTGGATGCTTTGGCCCGCGCGCCCCTCTGGGCCGCTGGACGCGATTATGACCACGGAACAGGTCACGGTGTCGGGGTCTATCTCAGCGTGCATGAGGCCCCACAACGGATCAGTCGCGCCTCGGATGTGCCCCTTGAGGTTGGGATGATTTTATCAAATGAGCCAGGCTTCTACAAAGAGGGGGCTTATGGGATCCGCATTGAAAACCTGATTGTCGTCCAAGAGGCCGCCCCAATTGCGGGGGGGGATGCACGGGCGATGTTGGAATTTGAAACTTTGACCCTTGCCCCCATTGATCGGCGCTTGGTGGTCAGTCATGACATGACGGCGGCGGATATCGCATGGCTGAACGAATATCACGCCCGCGTGGCCGAAGCCCTGATGCCGCTTGTGCCGCCTGAGACGCAAGCATGGCTGCGGCAGGCCACTGCGCCCATCGCGTAG
- a CDS encoding peptidoglycan-binding protein — MQNHGVRAGQTARLRAAIVISLAILCAGLIGHAPQAQAQAQTDLVWVQIEAHPDLVTAQSRLRVYESRSATMGVAGFMMRTGLYALALGPYPREVAQERLRDLRASGQIPSDSYMQTPQNYTRQFWPIAAQATAPQVIAIEPLPEIAPQDAPEKPSQTPVEPKAAPVTTPQTDAPPRETLAQARAGEADLDPAARDDLQRALQWFGFYDGAIDGVFGAGTRAAMAAWQRRNDWPETGVLTTAERSDLIAQWQADLGELGLERITDTRAGIAALLPMGYVEFAAYAPPFAVFAPTDARGVEVVLISAEGDQARLQSLFEIVTNADIMPEGGLRDMLRGRFDIAASDAARFTTGFARLEGGAIKGLIIRGPAAEYTPIARLMPQIEENFLALEGVLERDTAPSGTSPALNTSETEPSPLAQRSGVFVTDTGHVLTDASLPQTCSSLRLNDAIAAREIYRDSALGIVVIAPDTPLTPPDLAEFTAASRMGSAQYIAGFAYEGRLSAATLRPLEDAGPAYPTPSQTELGGPVLDATGGLLGLYRGGAVTPAADITTTLAAAGLPALPRVVREEPLRGESLARLAQAITAKVTCLSR, encoded by the coding sequence ATGCAAAATCACGGGGTTCGGGCAGGTCAGACTGCGCGGTTGCGGGCGGCAATTGTGATCTCTTTGGCCATTCTATGCGCCGGTCTGATTGGCCATGCGCCACAGGCCCAAGCGCAGGCCCAAACAGATTTGGTTTGGGTGCAAATCGAAGCGCATCCTGATCTGGTTACGGCGCAATCGCGTCTGCGCGTCTATGAAAGCCGCAGCGCCACCATGGGGGTGGCAGGGTTCATGATGCGCACGGGCCTATATGCACTGGCCCTCGGCCCCTATCCGCGCGAGGTCGCACAGGAACGCCTGCGCGATCTAAGGGCCTCGGGTCAAATCCCTAGCGACAGCTATATGCAAACGCCGCAAAATTATACGCGCCAATTCTGGCCTATTGCGGCCCAAGCGACAGCACCGCAGGTGATCGCAATTGAACCTTTGCCCGAGATCGCGCCACAAGACGCGCCTGAAAAACCATCACAAACACCCGTGGAACCAAAAGCCGCCCCCGTAACCACGCCCCAAACAGATGCGCCACCGCGAGAAACCCTTGCCCAAGCGCGCGCAGGCGAAGCAGATCTTGATCCCGCCGCGCGCGATGATTTGCAGCGCGCGCTGCAATGGTTCGGGTTTTATGATGGGGCGATTGATGGGGTATTTGGCGCGGGCACGCGGGCGGCCATGGCGGCATGGCAGCGCAGGAATGACTGGCCCGAAACGGGGGTATTAACCACCGCCGAACGGTCAGATTTGATCGCGCAATGGCAAGCAGATTTGGGGGAACTTGGGCTAGAGCGGATCACGGACACCCGCGCGGGCATCGCAGCACTCTTGCCCATGGGATATGTGGAATTCGCGGCCTATGCCCCCCCTTTCGCGGTCTTTGCCCCGACAGATGCGCGCGGGGTCGAGGTCGTGCTGATCTCCGCCGAGGGGGATCAGGCGCGGCTGCAGTCTTTGTTCGAGATTGTAACGAATGCCGACATCATGCCCGAAGGGGGCTTGCGCGATATGCTGCGGGGCCGTTTTGATATTGCCGCCAGTGATGCAGCACGCTTTACCACAGGTTTTGCCCGCTTAGAGGGCGGCGCGATTAAGGGTTTAATCATCCGTGGCCCCGCTGCTGAATATACCCCCATCGCACGGCTGATGCCGCAGATTGAGGAAAATTTCTTGGCATTAGAGGGCGTGTTAGAGCGTGACACCGCACCAAGCGGCACATCACCCGCGCTGAATACATCGGAAACAGAGCCAAGCCCCCTTGCGCAACGCTCAGGCGTTTTTGTGACGGACACTGGCCATGTCCTAACCGATGCAAGCCTGCCGCAAACCTGCTCCAGCCTGCGCCTCAATGATGCGATTGCCGCGCGGGAGATTTACCGCGACAGCGCCCTTGGGATTGTGGTGATTGCGCCAGACACCCCGCTGACCCCACCAGATTTGGCTGAATTTACCGCAGCCTCGCGGATGGGATCGGCGCAATATATCGCTGGATTTGCCTATGAGGGCAGGCTTTCAGCGGCCACCTTGCGACCCTTGGAGGACGCAGGCCCCGCCTATCCAACCCCCTCGCAAACCGAGTTGGGCGGGCCCGTCCTTGATGCCACAGGCGGGCTTTTGGGGCTTTATCGCGGGGGGGCTGTCACGCCTGCTGCCGATATCACCACAACGCTTGCGGCGGCAGGGCTGCCTGCCCTGCCCCGTGTGGTCCGAGAGGAACCGCTGCGCGGCGAGAGCTTAGCGCGGCTTGCGCAGGCGATTACAGCAAAGGTGACCTGTCTTTCGCGTTAA